The Populus trichocarpa isolate Nisqually-1 chromosome 11, P.trichocarpa_v4.1, whole genome shotgun sequence genome has a segment encoding these proteins:
- the LOC18109968 gene encoding probable glutathione S-transferase parC, producing MIIVQYIDEVWSHKPSLLPSDPYRRAHARFWADYIDKKIYPIGRNLWASEGEVKESSKKDLFQCFKILEEELGDKQYFGDESFGYIDLALIPFYSFFYTFETLGNWSMVAEFPKLVKWGERCLQKESVSKSLSDQKEIYEAALQIKQELGIE from the exons ATGATCATAGTTCAATATATTGATGAGGTTTGGAGCCATAAACCTTCATTGTTGCCTTCTGATCCTTATCGACGTGCACATGCCAGGTTTTGGGCTGACTACATCGACAAGAAG ATTTATCCTATTGGAAGGAATCTATGGGCATCTGAAGGTGAGGTCAAAGAATCATCGAAGAAGGACTTGTTTCAGTGCTTTAAAATCTTGGAAGAAGAACTCGGAGACAAGCAATATTTTGGGGATGAGAGCTTTGGCTATATAGACTTGGCACTTATTCCGTTCTACAGCTTCTTTTACACCTTTGAGACCCTAGGAAACTGGAGCATGGTAGCCGAGTTCCCTAAGCTCGTGAAGTGGGGTGAGAGATGCTTGCAAAAGGAGAGCGTCTCCAAGTCTTTAAGTGACCAAAAGGAGATTTATGAAGCTGCTTTGCAGATCAAACAGGAACTGGggattgaataa
- the LOC127904016 gene encoding photosystem II CP47 reaction center protein, which produces MGLPWYHVHTVVLNDPGRLLAVHIMHTALVAGWAGSMALYELAVFDPSDPVLDPMWRQGMFVIPFMTRLGITNSWGGWSITGGTITNPGIWSYEGVAGAHIVFSGLCFLAAIWHWVYWDLEIFCDERTGKPSLDLPKIFGIHLFLLGVACFGFGAFHVTGLYGLGIWVSDPYGLTGKLQSVNPAWGVEGFDPFVPGGIASHHIAAGTLGILAGLFHLSVRPPQRLYKGLRMRNIETVLSSSIAAVFFAAFVVAGTMWYGSATTPIELFGPTRYQWDQGYFQQEIYRKVGTGLAENQSLSEAWSKIPEKLAFYDYIGNNPAKGGLFRAGSMDNGDGIAIGWLGHPLFRDKEGRELCVRRMPTFFETFPVVLVDGDGIVRADVPFRRAESKYSVEQVGVTVEFYGGELNGVSYSDPATVKKYARRAQLGEIFELDRATLKSDGVFRSSRRGWFTFGHASFALLFFFGHIWHGSRTLFRDVFAGIDPDLDAQVEFGAFQKLGDPTTRRQVV; this is translated from the coding sequence ATGGGTTTGCCTTGGTATCATGTTCATACCGTCGTATTGAATGATCCCGGTCGTTTGCTGGCTGTCCATATAATGCATACAGCTTTGGTTGCTGGTTGGGCCGGCTCGATGGCTCTATATGAATTAGCAGTTTTTGATCCTTCTGACCCCGTTCTCGATCCAATGTGGAGACAAGGTATGTTCGTTATACCCTTCATGACTCGTTTAGGAATAACCAATTCATGGGGTGGTTGGAGTATTACAGGAGGAACTATAACGAATCCGGGTATTTGGAGTTATGAAGGTGTGGCTGGGGCGCATATTGTGTTTTCTGGCTTGTGCTTCTTGGCAGCTATCTGGCATTGGGTGTATTGGGATCTAGAAATCTTTTGTGATGAACGTACAGGAAAACCTTCTTTAGATTTGCCCAAGATCTTTGGAATTCATTTATTTCTCTTAGGAGTGGCTTGTTTTGGGTTTGGTGCTTTTCATGTAACAGGATTGTATGGTCTTGGAATATGGGTGTCTGATCCTTATGGGCTAACCGGAAAACTACAATCTGTAAATCCAGCGTGGGGTGTGGAAGGTTTTGATCCTTTTGTTCCGGGAGGAATAGCCTCTCATCATATTGCAGCAGGGACATTGGGCATATTGGCGGGCCTATTCCATCTTAGTGTCCGCCCGCCCCAACGTCTATACAAAGGATTACGTATGAGAAATATTGAAACCGTGCTTTCCAGTAGTATCGCTGCTGTCTTTTTTGCAGCTTTTGTTGTTGCTGGAACTATGTGGTATGGTTCAGCAACTACCCCCATTGAATTATTTGGTCCCACTCGTTATCAATGGGATCAAGGATACTTCCAGCAAGAAATATATCGAAAAGTTGGTACTGGGCTGGCTGAAAATCAAAGCTTATCCGAAGCTTGGTCTAAAATTCCTGAAAAATTAGCTTTTTATGATTACATCGGAAATAATCCGGCAAAGGGTGGATTGTTCAGAGCAGGTTCAATGGATAACGGGGATGGAATAGCTATTGGGTGGTTAGGACATCCTCTATTTAGAGATAAAGAAGGGCGTGAGCTTTGTGTACGTCGTATGCCTACTTTTTTTGAAACATTTCCGGTTGTTTTGGTAGACGGAGACGGAATTGTTAGAGCCGATGTTCCTTTTCGAAGGGCAGAATCGAAGTATAGTGTTGAACAAGTAGGTGTAACTGTTGAGTTCTATGGTGGTGAACTAAATGGAGTCAGTTATAGTGATCCTGCTACTGTGAAAAAATATGCTAGACGCGCACAATTGGGTGAAATTTTTGAATTAGATCGTGCTACTTTGAAATCCGATGGTGTTTTTCGTAGTAGTCGAAGGGGTTGGTTTACTTTTGGACATGCTTCGTTTGCCCTGCTCTTCTTCTTCGGACACATTTGGCATGGCTCTCGAACCTTGTTCAGAGATGTTTTTGCTGGTATTGATCCAGATTTAGACGCTCAGGTGGAATTTGGAGCATTCCAAAAACTTGGAGATCCAACTACAAGAAGACAAGTAGTTTGA
- the LOC112323309 gene encoding probable glutathione S-transferase parC isoform X1 yields the protein MANEVVLLDLKLSPFAARVRIALEEKGIEYKSKVEDLSNKSSTLLKMNPVHQKIPVLIHNGRPICESMVIVQYIDEVWSHKPSLLPSDPYRRAHARFWADYIDKKMYPTGRNLWASEGELKESSKKDLIQCFKILEEELGDKLYFGDESFGYIDLALISFHSFFYTFETLGNWSMVAECW from the exons ATGGCTAATGAAGTGGTTCTACTGGATTTGAAGCTTAGTCCTTTTGCAGCAAGGGTGAGGATAGCTTTGGAAGAGAAGGGAATAGAATATAAATCTAAGGTAGAGGACTTGAGCAACAAGAGCTCTACTCTTCTCAAGATGAACCCAGTTCATCAGAAAATCCCTGTCTTAATCCATAATGGGAGACCCATCTGTGAGTCAATGGTCATAGTTCAATATATTGATGAGGTTTGGAGCCATAAACCTTCATTGTTGCCTTCTGATCCTTATCGACGTGCACATGCCAGGTTTTGGGCTGACTACATCGACAAGAAG ATGTATCCTACTGGAAGGAATCTATGGGCATCTGAAGGTGAGCTCAAGGAATCATCGAAGAAGGACTTGATTCAGTGCTTTAAAATCTTGGAAGAAGAACTCGGAGACAAGCTATATTTTGGGGATGAGAGCTTTGGCTATATAGACTTGGCACTTATTTCATTCCACAGCTTCTTTTACACATTTGAGACCCTAGGAAACTGGAGCATGGTTGCCGAGTGTTGGTAG